The DNA region AAGCTATGTTTTGCTATATTAAGCAATACAGCAAAAGAAGCTATTTCAAAGTATCCCTATGTATGTTCATTTAACTTTTgatggaaataaaacaaaaaaacattacaaatgattgttttattagatttttttgtatCTGTTACCATCAAGAATATATGGATTTTTTTATGTAGATTCACTGTTACACTGTCCTGTGTCTTCCTGAATACATTCAGTACAACAAATGGTTGTTTTACTTGATCAGACATTACCAACACTTTTGGTGAATTCTTTGGATAAAAATGGCCTCATAGAGTGTTCCATACAATATTTGCAATATGTGTTTAATATCAGTGCACAATGTATGTTGGAAAATTGGATGTCATGAATGCAGCTGGAGTGTTTAGTTGAAGTAGCACAGTCATAAGGATTTGCCTCTAGAAACACTCACTTCGTTTTGCTGTGGATAGTATTTAGCCTGTTATCCCATGTAAAACCATAAAGGCTTTTCTCAAGTAAGGTTTAGACAGCTTCTGGAGCTGCACACACTGAACTGAAAAGCTAAAGGGAAAGAATATCTGCATAGCAATAGAAGGAGCTTATGCAATGGGAAAAAGCTCCTCACATTTTATGACATCACCAGCTTGGTCACTAGAAGATGGGTGATGGTGATTTCTCTGAAACTCATAGTATCTGTGACAAGGAGAACCTCACATTACTATCATTCTACACCTGCTGGGATTTTATCCACTTCCTATCAGTTAAATCCTTAATCCATAAACACTACAACACTTAATTTAATAGTGTCCACTCATTATGTGCAAGTTTTCACtcctaaatgtatttaaaataccACTGACAAAAGCTTATTGTGCAGTTGGTTAGTAAAATCATAATCAAGTAACATTCAATTTAGTGAAATATTGCAGCAAGAGTCTGGCTCAGTGTGAGTCCCAGAGCTGGGGAGAGCAGCAGATGAGCcatctgtcaatcacagctgtcaatcaacatcCACAGAGCAGACTTCAAAGCTACTAGAAGTCTTCAGatcttattaatggagcaatcatttccaaaatgaccaccagcacactatTAGAGAGCATGAATGTAGTGATTCAGACCACATTGACTCATTGAAAGAAGCTGTCTTTGTATTTCTTGAAAGCAGgtgatgctttttgaatgggagtcagttggagcatTTATTAACATTTGGTTTTAGTTTTGATTTTCTCTATTTTAGCACAAATCAGCCATGTAGTCTCACAAACTTATAACTTTATGTAATttgaagattttttaaaatcacaaatgtgtttatcaTGAATGCAGTGAATCAACAGAAATATCTAGATATTTTATTTGCTCCTGGTGACAGGAACAAGTACCATCAACAGTCACAAGAACATGAGAAGGTTGACATAGATATATGTGATATTTGACATGTAATGCATGATGgttgacatgcaacaaaggttcCATGCCAAAGTCAGACCTGTGTAGCAGTGAGTACGGTATGTGCTGCTAGTATTCCTGGGCTGGACCGCCATTTCTTAATGTAActcataacaaaaataaattgttttcCAGCCCCTGCTGTCTTTCCCTCCATTACCACTAAGATGTCCTGACAGTGACCACAGTTCTGGACAAATTTGACATCCTCTCATAATTCCCATCGATGTTGCCAGGCTGCAGTGAAATATGTGGttgtaaaaacacatctgattaTGGAAATATGCTCTAACAAGATTCTTGATGCTCTGGCTACAGATTATGCAGATCCGAATACATCAGCAGGTTCCAAAAATACAGCATGATTGTCTCCCTTCTCTGGTTTAGCTGACTGAATCTGGTGCCAAATGTATGTGCTTTGTAAGCAGCTAGGCAACCCTGGTATTCCAGCTTTTTCCAGCCTTGTGTCTAAGAGCCTATTTGCAAAGAAAGGTAACAGCCGAAGCACCACCACACTAAAGAATGAAGTATTTAATTTTCTATGTTAAGAAGGCAAAACTGGAGGGTGAAATTGATTCATTCCGCCAATGTGGAATTTTCCATGTTTGAGAATCTGGATGTAGGAATAAACTTATTTGTTTCCATAGAAAGACCCTgcttacctgtgtgtgtgactgcttgGAAAAGGAAACAATGGAGGAAATCATCCACCCTGATAACACAATTGAAATCCAGGCTTCACATATACTACGCCTCTCCGGTGTGCTGGTgtcactgacagaaaaaaaaaagtccatacAGGATAGTCATACAGTTCTTTTGAGGGTGCACAGTCTCACAATGCATTCGTTAATGCTACTGTTGCTACTGCTACTgtttttactgacattttttagCTCTTGACTTATTGTCTCTTCTCTGATTtgtatgatgtttttttctgaaatgttttgacaaaaacaataaaaatgaaaccggctaatgctaatgttattaacattattaagcTCTAAATCATTTACAAATTCAATGATGTCATACAGTTTTATGGAGTGTGTAGCAGTTagatatgaataaaaacatacaaaaaagctGCTTTTGTTTAGATACTGTTTTATTAAGGCTAAAACAGTTATTGTGAAACCCATCCAATTACAAACATTTGTAGTCTAAGTcacatgaccctaaccctaaccctaaccctgcatactacatcactcataatactgcagtacttttacaataatactgcatactacatcactcataatactgcagtacttttactgtaatactgcatactacatcactataatactgcagtacttttactgtaatactgcatactacatcactcataatactgcagtacttttacagtaatactgcatactacatcactcataatactgcaatacttttactgtaatactgcatactacatcactataatactgcagtacttttactgtaatactgcatactacatcactcacaatactgcagtacttttacagtaatactgcatactacatcactcataatactgcagtacttttactgtaatactgcatactacatcactcataatactgcagcatttttacagtaatactgcatactacatcactcataatactgcagtacttttactgtaatactgcatactacatcactataatccATTACAAGATAAGTATTATGAGCGCATAATACTTATCTTATAATGGAttcttttttacattgctgtaatGGTACTTCTacttaaataaaacatctgaatacttcttccacaaCTTTAACATAAACAGATTACCCCAAGTGCAGTACCAGCAGCCTCCTGTGGGAGATGCAACCATCCTCCCATCATCTTCAGGTCATGATAACAGATATTGCTCTTATTGTCAATACATAGACTCTCAACTAAAAAAGGCATCAAAGTGTTTAGTATGATCCCCAGGGATTCAACACTTACTTCATGAAGGCTCATGTTAGCATTCTAAGGGAATCtgtattttaaagaaaaggaatcAGGACATTGTTTCTGGTCCATCATAAAGACTCTGGCTGTGCTGGGTTGGGTTTCACTAATAACCCTTAAGGTATGGTTCACGGAACACCCTGCGTAAAAGAATTGTTCCCATACAGTGAAGTTAAGGTAGACACACCAAACTGCATTGACCTTGTTTCTATCCAATCCTAAGAAAGAGTCATGGCTATAAAAGCATCTCCCACAACTCTATACATTGTTCAAAGCGAAGAAAAGGAGGACAGGAGTGGGACAGTTAAGGTGGGTGCCATGTAAGGTAACAAGGATCTTCAATCAAAACATCTACAGGCTATTCTGGTGCATACTTACATATTTCTTACTGTTACAGATATGTCGACTACAAGGAAAGCAAAAATGAACCTTCTTAGCTTTCTCTTTTTGGCATCCATGGTGGCCAAAAGCAGTCAGTTAACATGCTTAAGTGACCTTCGACGTCCAGGTACAGTATGCCTGCTGCTGTGTCCTGATGTGTTTGTCATCTATACTGTATGCAGGTTCTGATAACATGTTTACGTTCACTTCCAGCTTATGTGAAACGTGAATTCAAGTCCTAATTGCAGGAAAAGCTTATTGATGGAGCTTCCCCTCTCTTATAGAGTACACTGACATCTCAGTTGAATGTGGCACATCCTCGATCAGCCTGGCTATCCTCATCTGCCCTGTCATCTACACCGGCTACAACGAGTCTCTGCTCATAATCAACCAAATGTCTAACAAACCGGAGTGTAAAGGAACCTTGGACGAATCTGTCACCCCACCAGTTGTCCGGTTCACTTTCCCCCTCAACATGACCAATGCTTGTGGCAGCACCTTCGTGGTTAGTAGAGTTTGGAGGAGGAGTAAAAATGGGGGAGAATCCATATATATTTTCTCAAagcatcctcttttttttgttctctgtgCTTGAACTTACTGTAAATGTTGCCTCCAGACCACCAGTTCACCTGGCACAGGGATCTTTGCTGACTTCTCCAACATCCAGACGGTTAATGTCAGTGGTGTGGTGCGCTCCAATGATCTGACCACGGGGGTAGTCACCTATAATGCTGAGCTGAGCTATTATTACTCCTGCGCTTACCCTCTGGAGTATCTCATCAACAACACCCGGGTGGATGTGTAAGATCTTTGCTTTTTCCCTCCAATTACTTTTTTTTGACATGGACATGTTGTTACTTGGGGACACTTGGTTTATTTTGACTATTCTGAGGGTAAATATTATGAGGGTAAGTATTCTAGTCGGTTTTTGAGGAATTTTACCATTTTTCTTACTGAACATAGTCAGACAGAGGCCTGTTTCTGAAGCTGTTACTCTTTCAGTGCAGTTCAAAAGCATGTTTAATTGAGATATTAACCTTTTGGCCTTATTCGTCTTTTACAGTCTAGTCATTTATATTAGTAAAGAAATTGGATTGTTACAAAATTCTGAAACTCGTTTCATTTACATGCAAACACCACAACACACAAAGTTATTAACCctattttaaaacatgcaaaGAATGAAAATTTTCACCACTGAAGAAGATGTATTATTTCTCTGCTTTTGAGACGTGTGACTAAAATAACAATTCAACATAAAAGATTAACTAGCCATGAACTACATGGGTGTGTTTGGCTGCTATTTGGCATAGTAAatagaagacaaaaaaacaacctctgtgTGCTCTATGTGTAGCTGTTGTGGTCACCAAAATATGGGACACTTGCCTTTGGTGATACACATCTGTCCTGATCAAAGTCTTTGGGAAAATGAAACTGGTCTCTCTGGCTGTAAATGTATATAGCCTATTCTCTTGTATTGGTGGGGATAATCTACATCAGACATGTTTCATCAGGCAACTCCTCCCTGTTTGGTTTGTCTCTTTAGGTCAGCATCCTCCATTGCAGTGGAGGACAAAAATGGAAGCTtcgtcagtacattgagcaTGGAGCTCTTCAGTGTAAGTTAGGACAGGTGTTCTATGGTGAGATACTGGCTGTCAGGTCAGTATGTCTAACACTAATTTGATTCATTAAAGCTGTTCTATTACAGTTATTCCTTGTAATTGGCTATGTTGATATTTACTAGTTTTCAATATTAAGACAAGATATATTTCTTGATCACATGACCCAGTCTGTTGTGTTGCAGGCATTACATAAAATAGCATACATGCCATCATGTATTGTGAAATCTAAAGCTAGAAGTACAAAAATGAGACACGTATGTGACCATTTAAACTACTCAATTCAATGTACGTCTACTTTAGTTCAAATCAAATCGGTTCAGTGCAATTGtggattaaaacacattacacactatGACAAACCAGAACCAGCCAAGAAGGACACACCAGCTTCTCAAATgaactgtttaaaatgtgaataataaCCAGCAGCTGTAATGTTCTGTTGACAGGATGTCGATTACACCAAGCCCCTGGTCATGCCACAGCTGGGCTTAGAGCTGAGGACCAAGATATATGTCCAGGTCCAAGCAGTCAACCTGACTGATCAGTAAGAGCACCCACCTTCTGACTCTGGTCTTGTTTGTAAGATTAGATAAGCTTTGCTATTATGTGGTATTATGTTTATCAGGAGAAAAGGGGTACAGCACCACCTCTGATGCCTATTGTTCTTACCCCTCTAGGTATCATGTCCTCTTGGACCGATGTTATGCTTCTATATCTCCTTATCCCACCAGCTCCACTTTCTTCAACCTGTTTGTCTCGTAAGTCCTCAAATCTAATTCTGAAGACACAGTCAAAGCCCATGATAGGTcaacactgttaaaaataataataataataatatatatatatatatatatatccaacaGCTGCTCTCGGGACCAGATGACCACCATGCATGAGAACGGGGACAGTCACCATGCCCGCTTCTCCTTCCCGGCCTTCAGATTTGTTGAACAGCAGAACCAAACGTTGTCCACCTACTTCCTGCACTGCATCACCAGACTCTGTGAAATCAGCACCTGCAGTGAATTTAAGGTCAGTGAAGAAAGTGAGATAGTGAAAGAAGATATTGAgcccttttctctccttcaatGCTGAGAATATTCTTTAGTTAATtacattccttcttccttcatctgtagCAATGtagcagcaggagaagaagagatgTTGACTCCACAGGTGTTTCAGAGGCCACAACTCTATCTTTAGCAGTTCCCATTGTCACCAAGAATAAAAACTGTAAGTATTGCGACATTGATCACAATACTTTGTTACCACAGGTGTTGACATGGTACAGATGGAAAACAGATTTTTAGGTTTTAGGTTTTTATGACCCCATCACAATTTATTATCATAACATAACATTATAATAACACCAGATATGAACAATGCAACCAAATGCACAAGTGTGATTTTACATAATGAAAAAATGGTAATATACAACTAAATATATGTTTTGGGTAAAAGTACACTGAACAAACGATAAGGTTTCATAGTGTTCATAATGTTTTCACTGAATGTTATCATGGGGTTATAATGAGAATGGCttacaaaaaccataaaaatgtttGGTGGGGAATTACATAATCTTAActgctgtatataaatataatttaaagatACAGCATTTTCTAACTGGGATATACTATCATCATTATTCAATCATTATACATGGAATGTAAAACAAGGAAATGTATTGTGTAATATTATGTAGTAGTCTGTATATTCTGTAAATCAAGTTAATTATCTTCAAAATCCATAGGACACTGCTTGTAGCTTGTGTCATTGAGTTTACAGTGAAAAAGAATTCCTCTGAAATGCCTCTGAAACTTTAACTATGTCCAGTTTGAATGCATGGAGGCCCAGAAGGTAACTTTGTGGCATAGTCATACTCATCATTCCAAATACTAATTGttattcatttcttcctttcatccctgtCTATCAGCTCTGACAACTAAGGAAGACAGTGTACGTTTAATTCCCTGTAATGCACTTCTTATTagttcatccatccatcaatttTCCACCGCTTAGTTTAGCATATGATTAAACATTTAGATTCCTCTTGGAATctaaatgtttcatttgttcCATCTATCTACTATATCTATGACAGGGGAATGTATTAATAATGAATGTTACCATCAGTTGTCCAGTGGTTGCCTCAAGGCTTTATCTGCCTCACTATGTGCACATGATGATTTGTGTATGATGATGCAATGATGCCTTCACTGAATATGTGTTTACTTGTATTCTGGTTGTCTTGACAGCGGCTGTATTAAGCAATGGTGCGGACTCAGACTCTGGGATGGGTTTTGGGATAGCTGTGGTCATCCTCACTCTGGCCACCATTGTGTTCTAACTGTGGCAGCTGTCTTCTACAGGAGGCTCAGACACTTTTAAAGAAGAGACACCTGTACACACCACTCAACACTAACTAAAGTGTGGACTGAACACAAGCCCTGTGGTGTAGTAGAACTAAGCTCGGCATAATGTTGCTTTCATGATGTTTATTCTCAGGTAGCATGTATGATTTTGTGGTCTTTTCTTATGCTAGTTGTACAATAAATGTACTAGAGATGTTCTAGACTCATTTGAAATGCAAAGGGAGGAGAAAAACCTTTGCACAAAGATGTTTTACTTGTTTTAGTAGAAATGCTGCATCATATAATGGAAAGCTTGAGTGTTATGCACTTGTGCGCTTTGGCTTTGAAAAGCATAAAAGGGAACTACTAGTTTGTAGTGGGGGTAGCAGAATAATACTGAAGATATTTTATCAGCAGACACTAATGTACTAGTAGAAATCTATGTTGAACAAGTGTAATTCATATAGTATTCTACCAAGTTTTAGGAAACTAAGCCAAACTAAAtgagtgattctgtttcagggTTGTACATGTGTAATGCAAAGTTTGACATGAGAGAATGTGTTTCAAATGTGAGGCCACTGTTCAAtataatgttttcattatttaaatgaatatcAACATCAAATGAATACCAGTAAGGTCATCTACATGGACCATTCTCATTCACCTACACATATCTGGAATCAACCATCACATTCAGTCTCACAACTTGCCGTCGTCATCATGTTTGATAGTTCAGGGAGGGATGgtgggtttttgtttgtttgttgtttgtatttttaataattatttacgGTTTAATAAGACAGAATATGTGGGTGTACActagataaagaataaaaaaataatcataatatctTCTGCTCTGTCAGACTCTTAGTGTATTTTGGATGTTTGTCACACTGTGTTAGTGGCTTTGTATGTCTGCAAGTCCTGGGTTATTAAAAAAACCTTAAATTACATTATAAAGTCAATTTATTTTACCCCACACACCATCCAGTGATCTTCATATGAACTGAGCTCTTGTTAAACTGTTTCAATATATCTCTATGGCATCCTGTGTTGATAATCCATGTTCACAGTGATCTACAAAGAAAGAGATACACAGAGCTGCTGGATATTGTTCAAATTGTAATTGTCCATGACCCCATTACATTTAAGCCATACTTGTAtagaaaatatagaaatgtaTCTAGTTTTACAACAGATATAAGATCACAATGGAGGTTCACATATCACTGAAACCAGACTCTGTTACTTTCTACAGTATAAAACCTGTTCTTTAACATGACCTTTGTGAGGATGCATTAATAACAAAACATCACATACAATGACTCCACACCAACACCTGCTTCTTTTTGGGTGGGTGGGGTGACTCGAAATTGAATACCACTCTGTCAGAAGTTGGAGTCACAAACAGCTGGTCAAACAAAGACCTTTGGAAATGTCCTAATAAACAGACATCACCACACCTCTCCTTCATTGAACCAGCAGGATACTCAGCAGTACTGTATGGAGAggaatgtgttttaatgacttAATTTGTTGCCCATAATGTTTATATCACAGTTTGGTTACCATGATCATGGTCAGGCTAACCTCCTATAGTGCTACATAGCAAAAGTTTGTTGTTGGGCCCCTGATGaccccaaatatacaaataGTGGTGTAGAAGCCTCACAGTAATGCTATGATGGAATAATAACACCAAGCCCAAgttttttttgtgcagtttgataaaacaaaactttaaaactaTATGTAAAAAGAATGATTAATGCCTTAAAACCTGTTATAGTTGATATTGTACCTCAGTGATGCAAAATTCCAACTAATTTTTAATGGCTTAAATGATTTGCAAACCAGGACTTTTGGGGTCCCTGAGCAATGTGGCCTCTGAGTTGCCCTGGTCATGTGTGCTTACAAAGGGCTGTAATGTATGTAGTACATggttgttagggaattttccatcattaatatgcactgggtcaaactaggctttgcggtcatagcaaggcctcaccaaatgatagggtttctatagcagccgaggtcagatatgtgtttgactgttttccctgaatggggtagaggTAACTGGAGTCAGacgtttgatatagtgttggatgtaggacaaaggtcctgagtaaggtctaagcaatgttttgtctatagaccagtagactaaattctgtatattgtagatgtgttggatctgtccatatttgggcatggctcaaccatgggcattatctgtgtggtttaaagtctatccccggaggagagaaacttcagaattaaAGGAAGCATCAGGGTATGTaacatgtactgatcattcattcacttctccttggccaagcaaataaaccttttcaatacaagacatcctggactcctgtctaccctctccattgatgtatgggctgcatcATTAAAATCTCTATCAATGGTAGCAGTAATGTTCTGTTGGGGAAATCACATGTCAATGCAAATAATGCAGgcttttttttaagttcaaCATGTTCTGtgaggtaaaaaaacaaacaaagcatcCAGCATGTTTACAATAGAatatcctttattgtcattgtacaggtGTAACAACAAGATTGGTTCCGGatctcaataaaataaaaaataaaatgaatattatacataaaaacaataaaatactttaagagctacacacacacacacacacacacgcatatacacatacatacatacacacacacacacacacacacacatgcatgttgGATACTGTTAGGTATATCAGGTGCTGAGGTGctgagggtgggggtgggtggttAATAGTTCAGGAGCCTGATAGCCCAGGgataaaaagtgtttctgagCCGGTTTGTGCGGTTCCTCGGGACCCTGGATCTTCTGCCAGAGGGCTGAAGTTTGAAGAGGCCTTGGCCGGGTGACCCATCTCACCCGGCCAAGGCCTCTTCAGGATCTTCTTTGCCCTGTTAAGCCCCTGAGAGTCTGCAAAGTCCTCCAGGGAGGGCAGGGGGCAGCCAATGATTTTTTGTGCCGACTTAATGACCCCCTGCAGGGCTTTTCTGTCTTTGGCTGTGCAGCCGGCATACCACACCGTGATGCATACAATATGCCAGCACACTTTCTATCGTGGAGCGATAGAAGGTCTGCAGCAGCTTTTCCTCAAGGTGGCATTTTTTCAGTAGTCTTAAAAAGTGCAGTCTATGCTGAGCCTTGCCCACAACCAAAAGTGTTGGTGTGCCGTGTTAGGTAGTCAGCCACATGCACACCGAGAAACCTGAATGAGGAAACTCTCTCCACACAGACACTGTCTATGTGTTGTGGGACGGGGTctactctcttcctcctccagtccATCACCATCTCCTTGGTTTTGCTCGTGTTCAGCAAAAGGTTGTTTGTTGAACACCAGGCTACGAGCCTCTGGACCTCCTCCCTGTACGCTGTCTCGTTGCCGTTGGAGATGAGACCCACTACTGTAGTGTTGTCTGCGTACTTGACAATGATGTTTGAGTGGTGGGAGGAGACACAGTCATGTGTGTATAAGCCATACAGGAAAGGGCTCAGCACACAGCCCTGAGGGAAGCCCGTGCTGAGTGTTTGGGTGGAGGATGTGTGGGGCCCAACCCTCACTGTCTGTGGGCAGTCCGTCAGGAAGCTGTTAATCCAGTCGCAGGTGAGGGGTAGGAAGTCCAGGTTAGTCAGCTTCTTG from Scomber japonicus isolate fScoJap1 chromosome 13, fScoJap1.pri, whole genome shotgun sequence includes:
- the LOC128370966 gene encoding zona pellucida-like domain-containing protein 1, translated to MVAKSSQLTCLSDLRRPEYTDISVECGTSSISLAILICPVIYTGYNESLLIINQMSNKPECKGTLDESVTPPVVRFTFPLNMTNACGSTFVTTSSPGTGIFADFSNIQTVNVSGVVRSNDLTTGVVTYNAELSYYYSCAYPLEYLINNTRVDVSASSIAVEDKNGSFVSTLSMELFSDVDYTKPLVMPQLGLELRTKIYVQVQAVNLTDQYHVLLDRCYASISPYPTSSTFFNLFVSCSRDQMTTMHENGDSHHARFSFPAFRFVEQQNQTLSTYFLHCITRLCEISTCSEFKQCSSRRRRDVDSTGVSEATTLSLAVPIVTKNKNSAVLSNGADSDSGMGFGIAVVILTLATIVF